Part of the Panicum virgatum strain AP13 chromosome 4N, P.virgatum_v5, whole genome shotgun sequence genome is shown below.
GAATTTTGTGATCGTTGCTCCATGTGCTCACAAACGCATGCCCAATGACATGCTGGGGCTGCTCTGCAGGCTACACTACCCTGGCCACATGCAGATTGCTGGCCAACTTCAGCCGATGTTGTCATGGGAGAACTACATCGCCGCCGAAGACCGCATAGATCGAGAAGGCTGGGAATATCGCAACAAGGCGGAGCGAGTGTTGAACGAACTGTGGGtaagtcttcctggcagtacaTTTCTAAATACATCGCATTTATTGTACATTCTTGAAATAATGACTTCGTTCGTGTTTATGCACAACATTTCTACATATGTGAGGAGGGACTGCTGCCCAAGGCGAGGCAGGTGGCTAACAAAGCCTGTTACAAGCTAATGGCGGATATGCTTTACGATACGTGCATCCAGGCCATCATAGACTACAAGGCTTGCATCAAACACATGAAGGTCGGCAAACCGGTTGCGAGAAACATTAGGCTCACCCGGGAACAATACCTGCAGGTAAATATATGCAACATTATTAATACTGACTTTTTCTTCGATCAAGTATGCTCCATTTGATCTTCTTATATGTTATGTAATTGATGATGTGCAGGTGCCTCCGTGGTGGTTAGCCGGGGATACTCAGTGCTGGGAAATGATAGTGGACATGTGTTGCACGAAAGGTTGGGTGGAGATCCACAACGCTTGCCGGGAGCGGCATTTGATGATGCCAGGTGCACCGCACCATCAGGGCAACCGTCACCTCACCGAGTATGTGGCTAGATGGGTATGTGAATTCATTTCTTTATTCTAACGCTCAATTTTGCATAATTTCTAATCATCTTGCTTTTTTCACAGTGGGCGGCACATGGTGGCCAGCCTTGCTCCCAGCTCTTGGCATATGCTTTGGCCCACAAGGGGAACGCGACGTCTGATGTCACCTACAACCCGGAGGACCTACCCGAAGTGTACAGCAACACGACCTTCCACAGCCGCCTCAGTGATTACACCTCGATGGCAAGGGAGGTCCATGGGCTGGAGTTTGATCCGAGCACGCAATCCCTTGATGGAGAAATCGTCATGAGGGTGGGATTAGGCAAGAAGCATGGCCTGTTCTGGATTGGCGACAACCCACTCGACACGGCCAGTACTCCCACTCTCTCACAGATTCGAGTTAGGAGCACCAGCTCAAGCCCAGCCATTCGCCCACGGCCAGACACTGCATAGACCCAGATGGAGGCACTCAAGTCTGTTTCATCTGTCGTTCCTTGATTTTTACATACGTTTGCTTTGTATTCTAACCCTGGGATCAAATATTGTAGGCCCAGATGGAAGCAGACTTTCAAGCAtggcaggaggcggcggaggcgaggtgGCAGACTGAGCGGGAGCAGATGCAGCAGAGATTGGATCAGGCTCTTTAGTGCATGCAAACTCTGGGCTCGGCGATGGGTCTTTCACCGCCACCATTCACTCCGATTCCACTTCCTCCTCGTGCAACTACTCCAACTCCTGTGAGTGACTTGATAATCTTTTAGTTTCATTTGTCATAGTGACTTAGCACTTTTAATGATGGATAAACCTACAATGACTTAGAACTAATGACTTAGGATACAACTACAATGAATTACTTCGAATGTTCCTAACTTAAATCTTGTCTCACACATGCAATGTATTCACCTATGTGCAGAATCAATCGGCGGCAGCCAATGATGAGCCAGTCAATCCAGACATGTCACCGTCTGTGCCACCTCAGTGGACGTCTCAGCCGCTGCCTCAGTGGATGCCTCAATGGCCGCCGTGgtggccgcagccgccgccgccactgccgccggcggtggcctaGTGACATCTATGGACTAGGTTTGTATGGATATATATGTTTGCTTTGCATTTGGACTTGTATGGACGTCTATGGCTTGTGGTTGTGGATGAACGAGTTTATTTGCATTTGTGGACTACATAAAATGCCTGAGATGCTTATTGTGATACATGAGATGActgtgatgtttattgtgatataTATGAACTGGCTGTGCTGATTGGGGTACCAtatacagaaaaaaaaatgggaaaatatggtcactttgccgtgtgcttttaccatggcacatggcaaagaggGCTTATGACAAGCTAGAAgcaggctttgccgtgtgtaattgccatggcacatggcaaagattCAAACTTTGTCGTGTACCTTGACACACGGGAAATGTTAAATCTTTGTCGTGTGTACTtcttctggcacacggcaaaatttaAATCTTTACCGTGTGCCTCGCCgtcagggcacacggcaaagctgcCATTCCCTATCAAGTCGCCATCGAGTTCACTTTTTTTTGCCATGGGCCAGCGGGGCGCACGGCAAAACTTTTGTCGTGTGCCTGAGAAACGACCCACGGCAAAGGGATACTTTGTCGGCGCTTGTATGCCGTgagctgtttgccgtgtgttacacatggcaaacactttgccgtgtgcttttcgGCCTTTGCCGTATGCCTTTGGCATACGGCAAACTGGGTGAATCCCGTAGTGATTGATAATAACTTCATCTACTATAAGATTAAGATGCATGTATGCGAGCATTTATGTCCGTACTCTgtgtttttttatgaaaaaaaaaacttgaagtGGATTTGGTCAAGGTAAAACTTGTGGCCTTGTGGGTCGTAATAAATGTAACTTTTTGTATGGGACTATGGGGTACTTGTAAGTTTGGGTGATTTCCATGGGGAATTGAATTTAACGATTGCCTTGCCCTTCTATTAACTTTCGTGGAACTTGGAGCGAAGATACATATATATGAAAATCAACAAAGGAGACTGAACAGAAGTCACCTCAAGATCTTGGTTTCTAGAAGATATGGTACCGTGAGTGGCAGGGAACAATCTGCAGTACGAGTCTTCTGTGATTTGGTTGCTTCCCTGTGGTTCCTGTGGTTCCGGGTTACCTGATTGTCCAGATGCCATCAGTCTGGACCAGGTCATAGCTACCACATAAAAGACAAAGCGAAATTTTTACCATCATGTAAGCTACAACCTTGGAGAGAACAAAAAAATATCTACCACTGCACGGTGTATTGATCTCATTTAATTAACACTTTCCACAATCTTTTTTACCCTTTCCTCTGCAATTTGAACCTGTTGAAATAACTCAAATACCTTTAACCAAATCACATTGATGAGAGACCTAAATAAGTCAAATTAAAGAAGGTTGAAGTCCCATTCACTTCAGAGATACGTACTTGTCAATAATTCATGGTTGCCTTGTGAACAGGATATTTGATGTGAGCCATCTACCAACACAAAACTTCATTGACTATGGAGGGTTGATTAGTCCCCAGTACAGTCGATGTCAGGTCACACTCAAAATTGAAGATGGAGGGTGCACAACTTTGACGATCGTCGTCACACTTCCTTGATTTCACATTGCTGTTACAAGTATCTGCCTTGATGTTTTGGCTCACCAAATAAATCAAGAATGCAGTTGTCTTAAGTTTTCACTCTCTACACCTAGATGTTTTGTAAGAGGTAATAAAGTGTTTTATTTTCATGTTCACACTGGTATGTAACATGATCTTTTCTCATTGTTAATTACTTTCGTGGATTTTAGTGTTCCTCTGGATTAGGCGTGGTGTAAGCCTACATGAACAAATACTACTTATTTATTCCTTATCCTTTGAATGTTAATTGTGTAGTCCTGATATTAAACTACTTATATGCTGGAATCAATTTGTCAACAATCTTTTCTCACCATCTGAGAAAACTCAAATACATTGCTAATTTTGCGACCAAATGTTTTAAGGTGTGCCGTTAATTACCACTTGCTGCTTGTTGCATGGGCAGTAACTATATACAGTTGTTCAGTTCAGCTTGCTGCAGCTGCAGTCGCCTTGTCATTCTGTTGCTGTAGCTGCGCAGGCTAAGCTGCTTGGTGAGCAATCTCTTCCGAACAGAGCGATATATTAACCGGGAAACAAAATTGTTTTATACATAACTATTTTGTGGGACAAGCACAAAAGGTAACACGCAAGCCATCTTCCTACTAAGGGGCTAGAGAAGTTGTACTGATGCTTGCCATAGAAGACGATGGATATGATTGTACATATGAGTCAAATCCTTGGTTCTGCGTCGTTAGTGCCAGCATGTGGAAGCTCATGTTGGTAGGCCTCAGCTCTGGCAGTGGTACCTCCTTACTCAGGAACTGTTCCACTTGCCGCATGCTGGGCCTTGCATTCACAAAAGGATGCGAGCACATGAGCCCCAACTCGAGCACCAGACACGCCTCACTGACAATGAAATCACCATGGAGGTTTGCATCAACCGTGTCAGCAAGCGTTCCTCCACGCCAATGCTCCAGCACCCAATCAACCAGCATAATCTGGCTGCCAATTGCATCTTGGAAAATAGGCCTTCTCCCACAAGTGACCTCAAGGATGAATGTACCAAAGGCGAAGACGTCTGTCAGAGGGGTTGCCTTGCTTGTGCGTGCAAGCTCTGGGGCTAGGTAACCTATTGTACCAACCACATGAGTGCTTTGTGGGTCTGTGCCATGGTTGTACAACCTTGCTAGGCCGAAATCGCCTAGCCGTCCATTCATCCCACTGTCGAGGAGCACGTTACTTGCTTTGATATCTCGATGGATGACTACTTTCTCCCACTCCTCATGGAGGTAGAGTAGGCCAGATGCAATGTCCTTGATGATCTTAAACCTTTGAGGCCAACTCAGAGTTGGTCTTTTGTCTTGATCATACAGGTACTTGTCAAGACTTCCATTAGACATGTACTCATACACCAGAAGGAGTTCACCTTTTCTTCGGCAATAGCCAAGTAAACGCACCAGATTGCGATGCTGGAGACGACCTAGACTCGCAACCTCAGCGATGAATTCCTTCATGCCCTGGCTCGAGTTATGTGACACCTTCTTCACAGCAATGTCAAGATCAGAAATAGGAAGCACACCTTTGTAGACTCTCCCAAACCCTCCAACGCCAAGCAAGTTCTTGTTTCTGAATCCTTCAGTGGCACGATGCAGATCCTTGTAGGGGAACCGGTGTGGCCCGAACTCAACCTCCCAATCTTCCCGTAGCTCAGAGTACTTCCTTCTTCTACGCATCAATAAAATGATGGCAGTGCCGAGGCAAAAGACGACCGCTGCAGATGCTATTGGGAGGACGATCTCCAAAACCTTGGACCGAGCCTTTGGGCCCTCACGGGGCAACTTCGGCAGCTTGGTAATGTCGATAGCCGGAGCAGGAACGTCCATGGCGAAGCTCCAGCCCAGCACGtagtgcctcgagttgaatgaGCCTGTGGCCGATGAGAAACCGACATACGCCATGTCGGTCAGCACCGAAGACAGGTTGTAGATGGCCGAGATCAGCGGCTTGGCAGGTTTGGCCAAGCTGAGAGGAGCTAAGGTCACGTTGATCCGGATGCTAGCTGCGTCGTAGTCGACCCACACTCGCATCTCCTCGTGGCTTATTAGCGAGAGATTCTTAAAGCTTCCTTCATCATCGTAGTAGCCGGCATCGCTGGAGTCCAGAGAAATGAGGCTGTTGATGTCCACGCCGACGTGGTTGTCGTTGATGTCGCGGAACTCGTCCTGCTGCAAGGTGTCCAGC
Proteins encoded:
- the LOC120670898 gene encoding L-type lectin-domain containing receptor kinase SIT2-like, encoding MNITISVLLLGVVQTLSALVRGAGDDQFIYSSFTSANLTMDGTATVRPAGLLELTNGTLQLKGHAFHPTPLRFRESGGAGAVRSFSTSFVFGILSAYPDMSAHGIIFVVSPTTDFSTALASQYLGLVNVTSNGDERNRIFAVELDTLQQDEFRDINDNHVGVDINSLISLDSSDAGYYDDEGSFKNLSLISHEEMRVWVDYDAASIRINVTLAPLSLAKPAKPLISAIYNLSSVLTDMAYVGFSSATGSFNSRHYVLGWSFAMDVPAPAIDITKLPKLPREGPKARSKVLEIVLPIASAAVVFCLGTAIILLMRRRRKYSELREDWEVEFGPHRFPYKDLHRATEGFRNKNLLGVGGFGRVYKGVLPISDLDIAVKKVSHNSSQGMKEFIAEVASLGRLQHRNLVRLLGYCRRKGELLLVYEYMSNGSLDKYLYDQDKRPTLSWPQRFKIIKDIASGLLYLHEEWEKVVIHRDIKASNVLLDSGMNGRLGDFGLARLYNHGTDPQSTHVVGTIGYLAPELARTSKATPLTDVFAFGTFILEVTCGRRPIFQDAIGSQIMLVDWVLEHWRGGTLADTVDANLHGDFIVSEACLVLELGLMCSHPFVNARPSMRQVEQFLSKEVPLPELRPTNMSFHMLALTTQNQGFDSYVQSYPSSSMASISTTSLAP